The Acipenser ruthenus unplaced genomic scaffold, fAciRut3.2 maternal haplotype, whole genome shotgun sequence DNA segment ctttagCTTCTTCTTTAGCTTCTTCTTtagcttcttctgcttcttcttcttctgcttcttcttctgcttctgcttcttcatCTTCTGcatcttctgcttcttctgcttcttcatctgcttcttctgctgctgcttcttcttctgcttcttctgcttcttcttcttcttctgcttcttcttctgcttcttcttcttctgcttcttcttctgctgcttcttcttcttcttcttcttcttctgcttcttctgcttcgTCTGCTTCTGcttcccgtgtagattacagttcagatgcaaaaaaaaattgcactcctgcatcaaccaagatggCCGTCCGACACATTTCTTtggaaaaaaaactttcaaaatcttcttctggaGAACTTTgtgaagttactgatttcaaacttgtcaaatatcaagaactaaacCCGGTTCTTCCAGTAATTGCTGAAGTGTTTGGTACTGATACTGGGGTTTGGGAGCCAGAAAACTGCCTGGacgttctagttattattattattattattattattattattattattattattattattattattattatatttcattgCAGGTTCACCCGCTAAACGAGTCCGGCAAGACAACAAATCTCTCAAGAAAACCCGCCCTCTTCTGATTCTAAAAAGTCCAGACTTCGCGGCAGTGGAACAGGAATTATCCAGAATGAAACAGGACCTGGACACAGTGAAGGGAGAACTGACCACAGTGAAGACAGAACGGGACACAGTGAAGGGAGAACTGACCACAGTGATGAGAGAACGGGACACATTGACGAGAGAACTGACCACAGTGAAGAGAGAACGGGACACAGTGAAGGGAGAACTGACCACAGTGAAGGGAGAACTGACCACAGTGAAGGAAGAACGGGACACAGTGACGAGAGAACTGTCCACAGTGAAGGAAGAAGGGGACACAGTGAAGGGTGAACTGACCACAGTGAAGAGAGAACGGGACACAGTGAAGGGAGAACTGACCACAGTGAAGGGAGAACTGACCACAGTGAAGGTAGAACTGACCACAGTGAAGGGAGAACTGACCACAGTGACGAGAGAACTGACCACAGTGACGAGAGAACTGACCACAGTGAAGAGAGAACTGACCACAGTGAAGAGAGCACGGGACACAGTGAAGAGAGAACTGACCACAGTGAAGAGAGAACTGACCACAGTGAAGGGAGAACTGACCACAGTGAAGAGAGAACTGACCACAGTGAAGAGAGCACGGGACACAGTGAAGGGAGAACGGGACACAGTGAAGAGAGCACGGGACACAGTGAAGAGAGCACGGGACACAGTGAAGGGAGAACGGGACACAGTGAAGGACGTGCCTTTGAATAAAATATCTGCAGAGAGGGAAAGACATATTTACTCTGCCAACATCGGCAGATGCGACCAATACGCGCTGCAGATCTTTAAA contains these protein-coding regions:
- the LOC117968028 gene encoding uncharacterized protein LOC117968028, encoding MESCPNQTGPVSVTESPPRSLHHSQRQKRVVKNPLDTLQDYELRKLLKSKRMEICSIEDPFLLLGLLRDRYIIPEDKYQAMIALEDRSEWSKAIYKLLEWMDVTNSPTIRVFWNVLFEDCILSQYPQLQHLYDSLSRCDDSKTKPLGLHTRVPPTVTAQHSVRKHCEAQRENVGDFRFSEQSDSEGAGTSSLKRDAETHAEGSPAKRVRQDNKSLKKTRPLLILKSPDFAAVEQELSRMKQDLDTVKGELTTVKTERDTVKGELTTVMRERDTLTRELTTVKRERDTVKGELTTVKGELTTVKEERDTVTRELSTVKEEGDTVKGELTTVKRERDTVKGELTTVKGELTTVKVELTTVKGELTTVTRELTTVTRELTTVKRELTTVKRARDTVKRELTTVKRELTTVKGELTTVKRELTTVKRARDTVKGERDTVKRARDTVKRARDTVKGERDTVKDVPLNKISAERERHIYSANIGRCDQYALQIFKSLVNREILRQWAFHVNYNGTGAKMAVPQNVIKAMTAQVRKRFPGIGLAEEQAIRDQINGFLRRPNTALQR